A region from the Serinibacter arcticus genome encodes:
- a CDS encoding ABC transporter permease produces the protein MSLTARVAPTTWGRRAALPIAVALTLALVVASLFVGVYDLASEGGGAMFWITRVPRTLALVLAGTAMAMSGLVLQLLTQNRFVEPTTSGTTEWAALGLLVSVIWLPTASLTTRMVISSGAAFVGTLVFMLVLRRVQVRSTLVVPIVGIMLGTVVSSFTTLLALSTNYLQLLGTWFMGSFTSVVRGQYEVLWIVAVVVVAVAVMADRLTVAGLGKDVATNVGLSYERVMLTGTGLVAVATGVTTVVVGFLPFIGLVVPNIVTLVRGDDMRSNLPWVCLGGIALVTVCDILGRTVRMPFEVPASMVLGIVGAAVFITLVLRMRRRG, from the coding sequence GTGAGCCTGACCGCCCGCGTCGCCCCCACCACGTGGGGGCGGCGCGCCGCGCTGCCGATCGCCGTCGCCCTCACGCTCGCGCTCGTCGTCGCCTCGCTGTTCGTCGGCGTGTACGACCTGGCGAGCGAGGGCGGCGGGGCGATGTTCTGGATCACGCGGGTGCCGCGCACGCTCGCGCTCGTGCTCGCCGGGACCGCGATGGCGATGTCGGGCCTCGTGCTGCAGCTGCTCACCCAGAACCGGTTCGTCGAGCCGACCACCAGCGGCACCACCGAGTGGGCCGCGCTGGGCCTGCTGGTCTCGGTGATCTGGCTCCCGACGGCGTCGCTCACCACCCGGATGGTCATCTCCTCGGGAGCGGCCTTCGTCGGCACCCTCGTCTTCATGCTCGTGCTGCGCCGCGTCCAGGTCCGCTCGACGCTGGTCGTGCCGATCGTCGGCATCATGCTCGGCACGGTCGTCAGCTCGTTCACCACGCTGCTGGCTCTCTCGACGAACTACCTGCAGCTGCTGGGCACGTGGTTCATGGGCTCGTTCACCTCGGTGGTGCGCGGGCAGTACGAGGTGCTGTGGATCGTGGCCGTCGTCGTGGTGGCCGTCGCCGTCATGGCCGACCGGCTCACCGTCGCCGGGCTGGGCAAGGACGTCGCGACCAACGTCGGCCTCAGCTACGAGCGCGTCATGCTCACCGGCACGGGCCTGGTCGCGGTCGCCACCGGTGTCACCACCGTCGTCGTGGGCTTCCTGCCGTTCATCGGTCTGGTCGTGCCCAACATCGTCACGCTCGTGCGCGGCGACGACATGCGCAGCAACCTGCCGTGGGTCTGCCTCGGCGGCATCGCCCTCGTCACGGTCTGCGACATCCTCGGCCGCACCGTCCGGATGCCCTTCGAGGTGCCCGCGTCGATGGTGCTGGGCATCGTCGGCGCCGCCGTGTTCATCACGCTCGTGCTGCGGATGAGGCGTCGTGGCTGA